TGGCCGAGATCATCGCGCACCACACCGGCCAGCCGCTGGAGCGCATCCAGGCCGACTCCGACCGCGACCGGTGGTTCACCGCCCAGGAAGCGCTCGAGTACGGCATCGTCGACCACATCTCAGAGGGGATGAACTGATATGAGCGGCCGTTACGTGCTGCCCTCGTTCTCGGAGCGCACGTCGTACGGGGTCAAGGAGACGACCCCCTACAGCAAGCTCTTCGAGGACCGGGTCGTCTTCATCGGCGCGCCCATCGACGACGTCGTGGCCAACGACGTGATGGCCCAGCTGCTGACGCTGGAGTCGCTCGACCCCGACCGTGACATCAGCCTCTACATCAACTCCCCTGGCGGGTCGTTCACGGCGATGACGGCCATCTACGACACGATGCAGTTCGTCCGTCCGGAGATCCACACGGTCTGCATCGGCGAGGCCGCCTCGGCGGCGGCGGTCCTGCTGGCGGCGGGCACGGCGGGCAAGCGCGCCGCCCTGCCCCACGCCCGCGTCCTGCTGCACGAGCCCCACACGGAGGGCGGGCGCGGCCAGGGGAGCGACCTGGAGATCCACGCCAGGGAGATCCTGCGGATGCGCGACCAGCAGGAAGAGATCCTTTCCCGGCACACGGGGCGGGGGATCCTGGAGATCAGGAAGGACATCGAGCGCGACCGGATCTTCACGGCGGAGCAGGCGCGTACGTATGGGCTGGTGGACGACGTCTACGCCTCCAGAAAGCGCACCCTGACCGCCGCCCGCTGAGCGGTCACCCGAGAGCCTCACCCGGCCCTTCACGCCCGGGTGAGGCTCCTCGTGCCTGCGTGGCCGGGGCCCTTGCGCGCGGGTCTCGGGTCGCAGGCAGCTCGGAGGGGCCGTTTCCCGGATCCGTCCCGAAAGACCGATGACTTTTCTCTGCCACCCCGGTCCAACAGGTAACAGAGAGGAGCAGCGCATGGATCTCGGAATCGGTCTCCCCACGTCAGGGCGGCACGCGGACCCTGGGGCGATCAGCAGAGTGGCGCAGGCGGCGGAGCGGGCGGGGCTGGGGGCGGTGTGGGCGTTCGAACGGCTGCTGCGGCCGGCCGAGGCGGTGTTCGCCGGCACCGACCAGTCCATGCCGCTCCCCGACAACAACGCCCTCGTCTACGACCCCTTGGAGACCCTGGCCTACGTCGCGGCCAAGACCAGCACGATCCGGCTCGGCACGAGCGTCGTGGACGCGCTGTTCCACAGTCCGGTCGTGCTGGCCAAGCGGCTGGCGACGCTCGACCGGCTCAGCGGCGGGCGTGCCATGATCGGCCTGGGACAGGGGTGGATGCAGCAGGAGTTCGAGGCGACCGGCACTCCCGTACGGCGTCGCGGAGCGGGGTTCGAGGAGCACGTCGCGGCCATGCGCGCCTGCTGGGGCCCCGACCCGGTGAGCTTCGCCGGCCGCTTCTACACGATCGCCGAGTCGGAGATCAATCCGAAGCCCACCGGGCTGACGCTGCTGGCCGGAGCGGCGGCGCCGCCCGCGATCGAGCGGGCGGCCCGGCTGGGGATGGGGATCACCGTGGTCGTGTTCGCCTGGGACCAGCTCAGGCAGGCCGTCGAGACGTACGGCAAGGGCTCGGGCCCGGTGGTGGCCCAGGTCAACGGGGTGATCACGGACCGGCCGCTGGACGAGCGGATGCCGCTGACCGGCTCGGTGGAGCAGGTTGCCGAGGACCTGGCCGAGGTGCGGGCGATGGGCGTGGACCACGTGTTCTGGCACACGTTCGACGCTGACCCCGACGAGATGGTGGAGCGCGTCGGCCGGCTCACCACCGCTTGACGGCGCTGTCGAGGATGAGCGAGCGGCGAAAACCGGTCAAAGTGCACCTTGTACACTCTTTGCGTTTATCGGGGGAAAACGGGGGAGTGGCGTGCCGCTGGAGCAGGTCCTGGTGTTGCTGGCCGCAGCGGCAGGGGCGGGGTGGGTCGACGCCGTCGTGGGCGGCGGCGGGCTGTTGCAGCTTCCCGCCATCATGATGACCGGAATGCCGACCGTCGAGGCGATGGCCACCAACAAGCTCTCCTCGGTCTTCGGGACCACGTCGGCCGCCATCGCCTACGCCCGGTCCACCAAGGTCGATCGGCAGGTGGCCTTGCCGGGCGCGGCACTGGCCGTGGTGAGCGCCGGATTAGGGGCGTGGGCGGCGGCGGCGATCTCGGCCGAGGTGCTGCGGCCCCTCGTCATGGTGGTGCTGCTGGGTGTGGCCGCGTTCGTGACGTTGCGGCCCGCGCTCGGGGCCGTGCCGGTGCCTCATCTGCGCACCGACGCCAGGGTGTTCGCCGCCGTGGCGACGGCGGGGGTCGGGATCGCCTTCTACGACGGCATCGTGGGTCCCGGTACGGGGACGTTCCTCATCATCGCCTTCACCACCATCCTCGGGCTCGACTTCGTCTCGGCCTCCGCCTCCGCCAAGATCATCAACATCGGGACGAACCTCGGGGCGCTCGTGGTGTTCGGGCTCCAGGGGCACGTGAACTGGGCGCTCGGGCTCGGCATGGCCGTGTGCAACGTGGCCGGGGCCCAGGTCGGCGCGCGGATGGCGCTCAGGCGCGGTGCCGGCTTCGTGCGGATCGTCCTGCTGTGCGTCGTGGTGGCCCTGGTCGCCAGGCTGGGGTGGCAGCAGTTCGGCCCCTGAAGGGGCGCCTCCATGGCAAGCGGGGCGCCCCAAGACGGCTGCGGGGTCAGGCCAGCAGGGAGCGGACGTAGTCGCCGATCGTCTGCGTGGGGCGGCCGATGAGCTCGCGCAGCGTGCCGGACGTGTCGTCGAGCCAGCCGCGGGAGATGTTGACGTCCACGTCGGCCAGGAGCTCCGCGAACGCGGCCGGGAGGCCGGCGCCGGCCAGGACGCCCGCGTACTCGTCCTTCGGCAGGTCCCGGTAGGCGACCTCCTTGCCGGTGACCTTGGAGATCTCGGCGGCCAGGTCGGCCCGGCTCCAGGTGGTGTCGCCGGCCAGCTCGTACACCTTGCCGTCGTGACTCTCGCCGGTCAGCACGGCGGCCGCCGCGGCGGCGTAGTCGGCGCGTGAGGCGGAGGCGACCCGACCGTCGCCGGCGGCGCCGTACACGGCGCCGAGCTCGGGCGCGGTGACGATCGACTGCTCGTAGACCTCGTTGTACCAGTTGTTACGCAGGATCGTGTACGTCACCCCGGCCGCCTTGATGTACTCCTCGGTCGCCCGGTGGTCGGCGGCCAGGGCGGCCTCGGTGCTGTCGGCCCTGGGCGCGCTGGTGTAGACGAGCGTGGCTCCGGCCTGCTTGGCCGCGTCCACGACGGCCGCGTGCTGGCGCACCCGCTGGGGCTCGATGCCGGAGATGAGCAGCACCTTGGCGGCGCCCCGTACGGCGGCCTCGATCGTCTCGGGCCGGTCGTAGTCGGCCTCACGGACCTCGACGCCCAGGTCGGCGGCCTTCTGCGGGGTACGCGCGGCCGCGACGACCTGCGCGGCGGGGACCCGCTTCGTGAGCTCCTCGACCACCAGCCGGCCCAGGTGTCCGCTCGCTCCGGTTACCACGATCATGGTTTCTCTCCCTCAGTGCTTTCTGTTGGTTAGTGCTTTCTATCAGAAAGTACACCCAAAGGCGTAAGCTGTCTTCCATGGAGGAGTTCGATGAGCTGGTGGCAGACGTCTTCTCGCGCAGGTGCACCTCGCGCACGGTGCTGGAGACCCTCACCGGCCGATGGGCGATCCTGGCGCTGGTGGCCCTGCACGAAGGGCCCTACCGCTTCAACGCGCTGCGCCGCCGCGTCGACGGGGTGAGCGAGAAGATGCTGTCCCAGACGCTGCACGCCCTCGAACGCGACGGCATGGTGCTGCGCGTGGCCGAGACCTCGATCCCGCCCCGGGTCGAATACAGCCTCACCGCGCTGGGCCGCGAGGCCGCCGAGCGCCTGATCCCCCTGCTGGAGTGGGTGGAGGAGCGCATGCCCGAGGTCGTGTCCGCCCGCGAGGAGCACGCCTCGCGCTAGCGGCCGGCGGAAGCGGAGGTACGGGGGCGCAGCGCAGTGGCGGTCAGGGCGACGAAGGCGGCCAGCACCGCCGGGATGGCCAGCGCGAGGGGCAGCCCGGTCAGCTCGGCCGCGGCCCCGATGAACACCGGCCCCGACAGGATCCCCATGTACCCGATGGAGGCCACCCGCGCCAGTGCCCGGCCCGCGAAGGCGGGATCGCGGTGGCCGGCGGCCGAGAATACCTGCGGCACGATGCACGACAGCCCCGCCCCGAAGCAGCCGAACCCGATCACCCCCGCCACCTGGTGCCCGCCCAGCAGCGCCAGCCCCAGCCCCGTCGCGGCCAGCAACCCGCAGCAGCGCACCAGCGGCACCGCGCCGAACCTGGCCGCCAGCCGGTCGCCCGCCAGCCGCCCGGCCGTCATCATGATGGAGAACGCGGCATACCCCGCCGCCGCCAGCCCCGGCGAGGCGGCCAGGTCCTCGCGCAGGTAGACCGAGCTCCAGTCGGCCGAGGCGCCCTCGCCCACCAGGCAGCAGAACGCCAGCACGCCCAGGAACACGATCCCCTTCGGCCGCGCGGCCGAGCCGCCCTCGATCGACGGGTCCTCGGCGGGGGACGGGAGCGAGCGCAGGGCCCAGCGGGCCGCCCAGACCGCCAGCAGCACGACGACCGCGCCCACCGACGCGAACGTGGCGGCGGCCGACAGATCGAGATGCGCGAACAGGCCGCCCGCCGTGGCGCCCGCGAACCCGCCGATGCTGTAGACGGCGTGGAACGACGACATGATCGGCCGCCCGTGGGCCCGCTCCACCTCCACCGCGTTGGCGTTCATGGCCACGTCGAGGATCCCGTGCACGGTCCCGAACGCCAGCAGCGTGCCCGCCAGCGCCCACAGGTTCGGGGCGTAGGCGGGCGGCACGAGCACGACGCCCTGCAGGAGGGCGGCCGGGATCATGACGCGGCTGCTGCCGTGGCGGTCGACCAGCCGGCCCACCGCGGTCATCCCGGCCATGGCCCCGCCGGCGATGGCCAGCAGGGCGAGGCTGAAGTGGCCGTCGCCCAGCCCGAGGTGCTCCTTGATCGCGGGGATGCGGGCCGTCCAGGTGCCCATGGCCGCGCCGGCCAGGAAGAACAGCAGGTAGACCGCCGTACGTTCCCGCACCAGGGCGCCCCGCCGGGTGCCGGGCGCGGCTCTCACACAGCCTCCCTGACCGTCACCCCGGCCGCCATCAGGGCGTCGCGCTCCTCGCCCGGTATGCCGGGGTCGGTCACCACCACGTCCAGCCGCGAGATCGGGCACACCGCGCCGAACGCCGTACGCGCGAACTTGCCCGAGTCGCACGCCACGATCACCCGCCGCGCCGAGGCGATGGCCGCCTGCTTGACCGCCACCTCGGGCAGGTCGTGCGCGGTCAGCCCGTGCTCGGCCGACAGCCCGCAGCAGCCGATCACCGCCGTGTCGAACCGCAGCGCCTTCAACGAGCTCTCGGTCAGCGGCCCCATGACGTTCAGCTCGCCCTGGCGCACCTCGCCGCCGGGCAGCACCAGCCGCACGCGCGGCGCCGAGGCCAGCAGCGCCACCGCCTGCAGCGCCAGCGGCAGCACGGTCAGGCGCCGGTCGTGCAGGGCGCGGGCCACCTCCAGCGCGGTCGTGCCGCCGTCCAGCACCACCGCCTCCCCGTCGGCGATCAGGGCCGCCGCCTCAGCGCCGATGCGCTGCTTGGCCTCCACCGCCTCCCGCTCGCGCACGCCGAACGGCGGCTCCTCGCCGCGCAGCAGCAGCGACAGCGCCCCGCCCCTGACCCGGCGCACCACTCCTTGCTGGGCCAGCTCGTCCAGGTCGCGCCTGATGGTCATCTCGGAGACGCCGTGCTCGGTGGCCAGCTCGGCGACCGAGACGCTGTCGTTGGTGCGCAAGGTGTTCATGATGGCGCGCAAACGATCCATATGTTCATACAAACACGACATATGTGCGCAATACAATGGGACCATGCGTGCCAGCCGCCTGCTCTCCCTGCTGCTGCTCCTGCAGACGCGCGGCCGCATGACCGCGCCCGAGCTGGCCGCGGAGCTGGAGGTGTCGGTCCGTACGGTCTACCGCGACGTGGAGGCGCTGTCGGCGGCCGGCGTGCCCGTCTACGCCGACCGGGGACCGGCCGGCGGCTACCAGCTGCTCGACGGCTACCGCACCCGGCTGAACGGACTGACGGCCGAGGAGGCCTCGTCGCTGTTTCTGGCCGGGCTGCCCGGTCCGGCGGCCGAGCTGGGGCTGGCCGAGGTGGCCGCCACCGCGGAGCTGAAGCTGCTGGCCGCGCTGCCGCCCGAGCCGCGCTCGCACGCCTCGCGGATGCGTGAGCGGTTCCTGCTGGACGTGCCGAGCTGGTACCGCTCGGCCGACGACGTGCCGCATCTGAGCGAGGTGGCCGAGGCGGTGTGGGACCAGCGGCCGCTGCACATGACGTACCGGCGCTGGGGGCAGCAGGAGGTCGACCGGGTGGTGCACCCGTACGGGCTGGTGCTCAAGGGCGGCTCCTGGTACATGGTGGCCGCGCCACGCCCACACAACGAGCAGGGCGGCAGCCCGCGCACGTACCGGGTGGCGCGGATCCTGACGATGGAGACGCTGCCGGGGCGGTTCGCCCGGCCCGAGGAGTTCGACCTGGGCGGGTTCTGGCAGGAGTACGCCAAGGAGTTCCGCGAGCGGATGTACACGGCCGAGGCCGTGATCAGGCTGGCTCCCGGCTATGCCGATCTGCTGGCGTACACGATGGGCTCCGATGTCGTGGGCGCCGCGCTGGCCGTCGCGGCGCAGCCCGATCCGGAGGGCTGGGTGACGCTCACGGTGCCCATCGAGTCGATCTCGCACGGGCGCTGGATGCTGCTGCGGATGGGGGCCGCCGTCGAGGTGCTCGGGCCGCCGGAGCTGCGGGCGGCGATGTGCGAGGCGGTCGCAGAACTGCACAAGATGTACGGTTGACCCTTTATTCGGGCGATATTCGGACACTCTTCTGGGAGCATGCCCGGCATGTATCTTCTAGCTTTCGTGGGCGCGTGCGTCCTGATCGCCATGGTGCCCGGGGTCAGCACGGCCATCATCCTGCGGCAGACGCTGCGCGCGGGCCGCGGCTCCGGAATGGCCGCCACCCTGGGCAACGAGACAGGGATCCTGCTGTGGGGGCTGGCCGCCGCGTTCGGCCTGTCGGCGCTGCTGGTGGCCTCGCAGCTGGCCTACGACCTGATGCGGATCGTGGGCGCCGTGGTGCTGGTGGCGATGGGCGCGCAGGCGCTGTGGCAGGCCCGCAAGGGCGCTCAGCCGTCAGAGGCGGCCTCCGACGGGGCGGTCGTGCCGGGCTGGCGCGGGCCGTACCTGGCGGGGGTGGGGACGTGCCTGGCCAACCCGAAGGCGGCGGTGTTCGCGATGTCGTTCCTGCCGCAGTTCGTCCCGGCGGGGCGGAACGTGCCGCTGACGCTCGTGACGCTGGCCGTGGTGTGGGTGCTGGTGGACCTGCTCTGGTACGGGCTGCTCATCTGGGCGGTCGGCAGGGCGAAGGCGTGGCTGAGCAGGCCGGCGGTGCGCCGGCGGCTGGAGCAGATCTCCGGCGTGGTGCTCATCGGACTGGGTGTGCGACTGGTGGTGGAGGCACGATGACGATCTGGCACGCCGAACACGGCACGGGCGAGCCCGTGGTGCTGCTGCATTCGACGGCGGTCGACTCCAGGATGTGGGACGCGCAGGTGGAAGCCCTGTCCGGCCGCTTCCGGGTGATCACGGTGGACTTCCGCGGGTACGGGCGGAGCGCGTTCCGGGCGGACGGGCCCTACAGCGACGCGGGCGACGTGGCCCGGCTGCTGGCCGAGCTGGAGGTGAGCCGCGCGGCGCTGGTCGGGGCGTCAGGAGCGGGCCGGGTCGCGCTGGAGCTGGCCGCGGCCGGGCTCGCCGACCGGCTGGTGCTGCTCAACCCGCTTTCCACGCTGCCGCCCACGGACGACCTGCGGGCGTACTGGGCGGAGGAGCGGCGCCTGCTGAAGGAGGGCGACGTCCAGGGCGCGGCCGAGCTGAACGCGCACACCCTGCTCGGGCCCGAGGCGTCACGGGAGGCGTTCGGGCGGGTGGTGGAGATGCAGCGGCACGCGTTCGAGGTGCAGCTGGCCGCCGATCCGGAGCCCGAGCAGGCGGAGGGCGAGATCGAGCCGGCGAAGATCGACGTGCCCGCGCTGGTGGTGGCCGGCGCGCACGATCTGCCGTACTTCCTGGCCAGTGCCCGCCACCTGGCCGGTGAGCTGCCGCGGGCGCGGCTGGTGGAGCTGGAGTGGGCCGGCCACCTGCCGGCCATGGAACGGCCTGAGGAGATCAACCGGCTGCTCCTGGACTACCTTTAGTGCATGACGAACGACCTGGCGACCCTCGTGAGGCAGGCTCAGGACGACGATCCGCTGCTGGCACTGCACGCCACCACCGCGCTGCGCCGTGAGATCGAGCGTCTGGAGGCGGTCCAGGTGCGGCGGGCCAGGGTGGCGGGGCTGGCGTGGGCGCAGATCGCCGACGCGATCGGGGTGAGCAAGCAGGCCGTGCACAAGAAGTACGGCCGCCGCTAGTCCTTCCACTGGTCGGCGAACCAGCGCAGCACGATGTTCCAGGAGTAGCCGCGCCGGATGCGCCCGGCCACGTCCGGGGGCAGGGTGTCCAGGCCGCGGTGCTCGAGCAGCACCTCGGTGCCGCCCTCGACCGGGCGGAACGTCACCTCGATCTCCATCCGGCCGGTGGGGTTGATGAGGTCGGCCCAGACGAGGCGGTGCGGCGGCTCCCAGGCGATGATCCTGCCGGTGTCGACGTGGCCGCCGTCGGACCACAGCTCGCGCAGGTAGCCGTCCTGGAAGCGGATGCCGGTCGCACGGGCGGGGTCGACCCAGCTGTGGCGGCCGCGCACGTACCAGCGGTCGATCTCGTCGGTGAAGATCCGGAACGCGGCCGCCGGGTCGACGGGCACGGTGACGCCGGCTCGGACGGAGGTCACCGGCCGCGCTCCACGTGGTCCTTGAACGAGCCGAGCTGCTCCGCCCAGAACGCCTGCACCTGGTCGAGCCAGGCCTGCAGCGCGGTGAAGGGCTCCTGGCGCAGCGTGTAGAGGCGCAGCCGGGCGTCGGCGCCGCCCGCCTCGGCGCGAACGAGACCGCCGGCCCGCAGCACGCGCAGGTGCCTGCTGAGGGCGGGGGCGCTCATCCGCACGGCCTGCGCCAGCTCACCCGCCGGTCGCGGCCCGTCGCGCAGCAGGTCGATGACCTTGCGCCGGGTGGGGTCGGCGAGCGCCGCCAGCGTGGCGTCCAGATCGTTAACGTTGGTGTTAATTGTTGCCTGCTTCCGTTAGGGTGTTAATCCTTAACGATAGCGACAACTATTGCGGAGGTGCATACATGAGTGCCGAGCTGGGGTACTACACGCTGTCCGTGGCGGACCTGGACCGGGCGGCCGCCTTCTACGGGGCGCTGTTCGGCTGGGAGTTCAAGCGGGAGCACGACACGTACCTGCACGTCACGAACACGGCCGTGCCGATGGGCTTCGTCTCCGACGGGCCCTCCTCGCAGCCGAACCTCTACTACCACGTCACCGACCTCGACACGGCCGTCGAACGGGTGCGGGAGCTGGGCGGCAGCACCGGCGCGGTGTACGACAGCAAGTCGGGTCGCGGCTGCGCCTGCACCGACGACCAGGGAACGCAGATCAGCATCTGGCAGCCCGTGCCGGGCTTCGGCTGATTCTCCGTACGCCGGCCCATACCCCCGGCCCTCGGTGGCGTGCGCAGAAGCGGCCTGCCCGGGGGAGCGGGCTAGTCGGGGGCCTTGACGGTGGCGATGCCGAGGGTGCTGGTCATCGGCAGCAGCCCGGCCTCGAAGACCGCGCCCAGGAAAGGCCCGGCGAGCCGGGCCAGCCGCTCGGCGCGCTCCTCGCCCAGCAGCCGCCACGGCTCGGCGGCCAGCCCGTCGGTCATCCGCTCCACCTGGTCGCGCAGCTCCCGTCCCCGCTCGGTGGCCTGCCCGTCGAGGTCGACCAGGCCGCGCGCGGCCAGCCGTTCGCGGGCGGCGTCCCACTCCTGCTCGCTCCAGCCGCGCCCGGCGAAGTTGGCCGCCGGGGCGGCGCCGATCGCGGCGAACGACACCAGCGCCTCGCACCCGTCCAGCCCGGCGGCCAGCAGCGCCGCCAGATGGCCGTCGCCGCGATGCTCGCGCAGCACGGTGGCAGCCTGCCAGAGCACCAGGTGCGGCTCGTCGGGCCAGGGCAGGTCGAGGTTGGCCGCGGCGAGCGGCCGCCCGGCCACCGCCACGCTCTCGGCGGCCCGCCTGGCCAGCTCCGCCGCCTCCGCCACGTCCGGTCCGGCCACCTTGTCGCCCAGCAGGTGGCGGTAGGTCCTGTCGACCGCGGTCAGCCGCGCCTGCAGCACCCGCTCAGGGGTGGCGACCTCCCAGGCGGCGGGCACGTGCTCGCCGATCATGCGCGGGCTGAAGCTGTAGTACGTGGCCGTGGCCAGCCGGCTGCCCGCCCGCCCGAGCGGCGCCGTGCGGTAGGCGAAGTAGCTCGGCCAGCGGGACTCCACGTCGTAGCCGAGCGTGGCCGCCTCCTCGAACGCCTGAGGCGAGAAGTACAGCACCGCGTGGATCGGCTCAAGCTGGTGCCACATGCGGCGGGCGAGCCCGGACAATGCGCTCACGACAATCCCTCACTGTCTAGATAAACTATGCCAGTGACGATAGAGGCTTGGCGCATCACTGGTCAATCGCAAATAGACAGTTATGTCGGCAGGTGGGTGGAGCTGGCCGTCCTGCTGGTCAACGAGCTGTCGGTCGCCTGGGCCCATGGCCGTCCCGTGGAGCCGCCCGCGGACCCGAGGGCGGCGCTGGAGGAGGCGTTCACCCGCCAGGGCCGGCCTCCCAGCCGCGCGCTGACCGGCGCGGACACCGACCGGCTCGCCCACGTGGCCGCCGACCTGCACGCGGCGTTCGCGGGTGACGTCGCCACGCTCAACGAGACGCTGGTACGTCACGGCGCCGTGCCCAACCTGCACGGCGACCCGTCCGTCCTGGCCTTCCACGCGCCCGGGGCGGACCTGGTGGACGCCTGGGCCGCCGACGCCGCCACGGCCCTGGCCATGGTGATCGGCGTCGGCCAGGGCCGGCGGCTGCGCAGCTGCGAGGCGGAGGGCTGCGAGCTGGTCTTCATGGACGTCACCAGGAACGCCTCGCGCCGGTTCTGCGGCCTGTCCTGCCAGAACCGCGCCAAGGCCAGCGCCTACCGCGCCCGCCGCCGCGCCTGAGCGGCCTCGTGGTTTCTGTCGGTGGCGTCGGCCAGGATGTGCGCCATGGCTTCATGGCAGGAGTTCGAGGAGCAGGCGCCGGAGCTGGCCGGCGCGGCGCGGCGCGTGATGGGCACGTGCAAGCACCGGGTGCTGGCGACGTTGCGCAAGGACGGCTCACCCCGGGTCAGCGGCATCGAGACCACGTTCAGGGACGGCGAGCTGTGGACGGGGTCGATGCCCCGGGCGGTCAAGGTCCACGACCTGCGGCGGGATCCGCGCATGGCGGTCCACGTCGCCTCTCCTGAGCCTGGGGAGGGTGACCCGTCGACGTGGGAGGGCGACGTGAAGCTGGCCGGACGGGCCGTGGAGGTCGCCGACGAGGCGGTGCGGGAGCCGTTCCAGCAGCCCAGCCCGGACTCACACCTGTTCCGGATCGAGCTGACGGAGGTGGTGTGGACGAGAGTCGAGGGCGACGAGATCGTCATGACCGTCTGGCACGAGGGCGCAGGAGTGCGGGAGATCCGCCGCAAGTAATCTA
The Nonomuraea helvata genome window above contains:
- a CDS encoding pyridoxamine 5'-phosphate oxidase family protein — its product is MASWQEFEEQAPELAGAARRVMGTCKHRVLATLRKDGSPRVSGIETTFRDGELWTGSMPRAVKVHDLRRDPRMAVHVASPEPGEGDPSTWEGDVKLAGRAVEVADEAVREPFQQPSPDSHLFRIELTEVVWTRVEGDEIVMTVWHEGAGVREIRRK
- a CDS encoding CGNR zinc finger domain-containing protein, encoding MTIEAWRITGQSQIDSYVGRWVELAVLLVNELSVAWAHGRPVEPPADPRAALEEAFTRQGRPPSRALTGADTDRLAHVAADLHAAFAGDVATLNETLVRHGAVPNLHGDPSVLAFHAPGADLVDAWAADAATALAMVIGVGQGRRLRSCEAEGCELVFMDVTRNASRRFCGLSCQNRAKASAYRARRRA